The DNA region AGGCACACAAGCCACTCCTCaaccaaaagcaaagcagagactTACTGCAATGACACTGTGAAAGCAACCATATCAAACCCACGAATCCGATCAAGCAACTTCTCTTCAATGTATTTCTCTACTAAAgagatctgaaaaaaacccagacaaaccACCCCAGTAAGATCACGACAGATTTCAGAGGCAGATTTCAAACAGCATCCCTTCACTGACACTCTGCATGATCCTCACTGGGCACAACTGCAGATTCCTCAGTGGGTGCTGCTGGTTCTGTTCTCTCACCAGCcctgaggcacagagctgcacatTTGTGCTGGGGATCTTGGGGAGAACAAACACTGACTATTTGAATCtagtaacaaatatttttccaactCATTTAATGGTACTGAATAGCAGACTGCTCTAGTTTCTTGATTATTCTTTGCATGAAGAATGTGATTGAATTATCCAATACAAGAAATAAAGcaactggaaaagaagaaactttGTTTGCACATATGCTAAACACATTATTTACTGCAGCAGTTGGCTAAATTTCTATACAAGGGAGCTACATAACTTCCAAAATATCTCTAGAAAATTTTGTGTGAAACAATGAGAAAGGAACCTAAAGCTTCAGAAAAAACCTTCTTGCTCTCAGACCATGGCTGTGTTTCTGCAGGACACAGGAACATGTTGGGATCTGCTCCAGGTAAGCCCAGTATTTTATAAGGGGAGaactatattaaaataaaaaaaaaaaaaagaaaagaaaaataggaaaaggtATCTTAcatattcattaaaaatgtctGTATAGATgagcttgttttcttctgagtcATCAAACTCCTGGTAGTGCTTCTCCAAAAAATTCCTCTGTATTAACTGGAAATCATCATCTGGGCCATaacagaaatgcagcacagaGTTAGGAGTTTAGTCATTCTTTCTGTAACACAAACCCCACATTCACTGGtcttctgcttccctgcagtaaccacagagccctgcacacGTGCAGAGTTCATCACAtcagccccacagctgctgccaaaccACCACTTCTGACCCATCTGTGAGAGAACAGAGGCTGATGGTGAAGTATTACCAAAACAGTCCCCCTGCTCTACAATTATTAATAGTTATTTATTCTCAACCTCTTTTTGCTCTGGCTCTAAAGTCAGcaaaacatctgtattttttattaagtgAACACGTCTTTCCTACAAGAACTCTAAGTTTTTGtctttgaatttaaaaagatTAGTGAAATTCCCAGATTAAATTTTCAATTgccaaagaattttttttgcagttgtggaagaaaagaagagtaaaaataaacacGGTAGGTTACCATGGAATTCCACAAAACAggtataaataaaaaagtttacTTATGAACACTGGTAAAGGACACCAGTCACAGCTTTCCAAACTCTGACACATTCCAAATTAATTTAGCATTCCTTCAGAACCAACTGCATCACCAGGCAAGTGAGACTCCAGAATCTGTATCTCTCTGGCAAGGATGTGACCAAAGAAATGATGTGCTGTCCCTATAAAGAAGCTGATGGCTGATCAGCATGAACTCTGCCTTGGCACCTTATAAAAACCTTCCCTGCACACACTGACTTCTCAGTTAAAGCCACATCCCTGAGAGCTGAGCATCTTTTactgcccagggccaggctggatgggattgtgagcagcctgctctcgtggaaggtgtctctgcccgtggcagggggttgagtgatctttaaggtcccctccaacccaaaccattctgtgattccatgaccATCTCTGTGCTTTAGGGCTGCATACACAGAAATAAGGTTCCCCATTCTTGCAGCTTTCAGTCCTGGAACAGAACCAAGtctcaggctgcagctcagggactTTATATCAGCGTGCAAaaggctccctgcagcagcagcagggcactgcaGAAAACTGCCCAGACAAAGCATGGCAGCTTCTAAGAACATCCTGGCAGACATGTCAGGAGAagtctgggcagagctggggaaaggaagaCTGCCTCTCACAGTCTCTTCCATAAACATCCCAGAAAGCTTTGATTTCTCTGTGAGATGCACAAACATCTTTACTGTTTCTCTAAGAAGCAGTGTGCTGCAATGATGTGGAGAATAATTTTCAAGAGTCACAAGCACACAGAAgaattttatgtatatttttactGCACTACCAGGTAGGAAAGGAAAGCCACCATGAAGCAGGCAGGGGCTCTGTATGTTGGCTAATTAACAGAAGAGCAGCTGGCAAGATGTTTCACAGCCCTGTTGTTGTCTGTACCTACTTGCAAACCTTACCCATTATGATATCCTCCAGATAGCCAACAACTGCATCAAACTCATCAGAAGTGGTGgagctgaaagcaaaagaaaatatatatattttgaccacagcagaaattaaagttaaaattaaaaagtgttAACAAAAGCCTAagtacaaataaacaaataaacccaGTAATTACAAGGTAACTGAAGAACTTCCTAGTTTCAACCTACAAAACAATCCATGGCACTGATGAGAAGATTGCTCCATGGAGATTCTCATCAGGCCTCTATTCTGTTTCCTCCCAGCAAGGTAGGACTGCCTATTTTTTCTTGCCTcattgcaagaaaaaataaatgttgttttACTGGCATTACTGTCAAGGTAATTCTAGTTCTGGTGCAAAAGAATGTAAAGAGTGTAATTAGAACAACAAATTAAACCTTTTCCACCCCACAAATCCCAGCTGCTACCAGTTCCCCTTTCCTGCACATGGTGATCACAGAACTGTAGACACTCTtgataatattttgaaatatttggtCTTGTGGAACAACTTAAACTGAATGTATACACAAGTATTACATAAATGAAGaaacctaaatatttttcttatgcAAGAAACGTCCTTATATGATCCAAATAAATGGGATAATCTCCTAAAGTTATTCCATCATGAGCAAATATTAAACACCATTATGGATCTGATTAATCCAGGGAAGAAATCTTTGGTGCCAGCATCAGGAGTCTGGATCTATTATTGTGCAACTTGttcagacaaaataaataacCCACAGGATGTCTTTGGCATTCACAGCTCATCTTCAGTGGGAGATGAACTCTTCCTATTTCCT from Motacilla alba alba isolate MOTALB_02 chromosome 11, Motacilla_alba_V1.0_pri, whole genome shotgun sequence includes:
- the LOC119705732 gene encoding ADP-ribosylation factor-like protein 2-binding protein; translation: METSDGESLGVATSTTSDEFDAVVGYLEDIIMDDDFQLIQRNFLEKHYQEFDDSEENKLIYTDIFNEYISLVEKYIEEKLLDRIRGFDMVAFTVSLQQHKDEMPGDIFDLLLTFTDFLAFKEMFLEYRAEKEGRSLDLSSALVVTSLNH